A single genomic interval of Prochlorococcus marinus XMU1406 harbors:
- a CDS encoding uroporphyrinogen-III synthase, translated as MPIVDLPLDQRNIIITRSKEGILDIKKIFISKGANVFDLPAISIGDPDDLNPLDEALNQINDFHWIIFSSSNGIKFVDKRLRYFNSSLKECSKKTKIAVVGEKTSKTLVDFGIKADFIPPEFVAESLIDNFPISGYGLRVFVPRVQTGGRDLIADQFRKAGARVFEVAAYETRCPDSIPEETIDIISNRKVDAIIFSSGKTVVNAAFLLEKKLGKQWLEYFDQIKLLSIGPQTTKICNKIFGRVDSQAQKYTFEGLLDLAINIFS; from the coding sequence ATGCCAATAGTTGATCTACCCCTTGATCAAAGAAATATAATTATTACTCGATCAAAAGAAGGGATATTGGATATAAAAAAGATATTCATAAGCAAGGGTGCTAATGTATTTGATTTGCCTGCAATAAGTATTGGTGATCCTGATGATTTGAATCCTCTTGACGAAGCATTAAATCAAATTAATGATTTTCATTGGATTATCTTTTCAAGTAGTAATGGGATCAAATTTGTAGATAAAAGACTTAGATACTTTAATAGTTCATTAAAAGAATGTTCTAAAAAAACAAAAATCGCCGTAGTCGGAGAAAAAACCTCAAAAACTCTTGTTGATTTTGGGATTAAGGCTGATTTCATACCTCCAGAATTCGTTGCTGAAAGTTTAATTGATAATTTTCCTATATCTGGTTATGGACTTCGAGTCTTTGTACCAAGAGTTCAAACAGGTGGTAGGGATCTAATTGCAGATCAATTTAGAAAGGCTGGTGCTCGTGTATTTGAGGTTGCTGCATATGAAACTAGATGTCCTGACTCAATTCCGGAAGAAACAATTGATATTATTTCTAATCGAAAAGTAGATGCAATTATTTTCTCAAGCGGTAAAACCGTAGTAAATGCTGCTTTTTTACTAGAAAAAAAACTTGGTAAACAATGGTTAGAATATTTTGATCAGATTAAGTTGTTATCTATTGGACCTCAGACAACAAAAATATGTAATAAGATTTTTGGCAGAGTTGATAGTCAGGCACAAAAATATACCTTTGAAGGACTGCTAGATTTGGCAATTAATATTTTTAGTTAG
- a CDS encoding SRPBCC family protein gives MGTWLKHDVITVVNAPLENVWDTWSDLDSMSLWMSWIESVKTVDEETNTLPDLTEWTLAANGFRFKWKAQITERVEKSKLKWKSIGGLPTQGSVVFESKTDQITTVNLAITYELPKMIARFMEQNILGKIVTNELQANIDRFKDLVEKNYSKNFSN, from the coding sequence ATGGGTACTTGGCTAAAACATGACGTAATAACAGTTGTTAATGCGCCTCTTGAAAATGTTTGGGATACATGGAGCGATTTAGACTCAATGTCACTTTGGATGAGCTGGATTGAATCTGTAAAAACAGTTGATGAAGAGACCAATACATTACCAGATTTAACAGAATGGACTTTGGCAGCAAATGGCTTTAGGTTTAAATGGAAAGCTCAAATTACAGAAAGGGTCGAAAAAAGCAAACTTAAATGGAAATCAATAGGAGGTTTACCAACTCAGGGATCAGTAGTTTTCGAAAGTAAAACTGATCAAATCACCACTGTAAATTTAGCAATAACTTATGAGCTACCTAAAATGATTGCACGATTTATGGAACAAAATATCTTAGGCAAAATAGTTACAAACGAATTACAGGCCAATATTGATAGGTTCAAAGATTTAGTTGAAAAGAACTATTCAAAAAATTTTTCTAACTAA